CATCATCCTGGTTTAGCTAGTCTCCATCATCCTGGTGTAGCTCGTCTCCATCGCCCTCGCGTCCTCGTCTCCATCATCCTGGTGTATCTCGTCTCCATCGCCCTCACGTCCTCGTCTCCATCATCCTGGTGTAGCTCGTCTCCATCATCCTGGTGTAGCTCGTTTCCATCATCCCGGTGTAGCTAGTCTCCGTCATCCTGGTCTAGCTCGTCTCCATCGTCCTCGTCTCCATCATCCTGGTGTAGCTCGTCTCCATCATCCTGGTGTAGCTCGTCTCCGTCATCCTGGTCTAGCTAGTCTCCGTCATCCTGGTGTAGCTTTTCTCCATTGTCCTGGTGTAGCTCGTCTCCATCATCCTGGTGCAGCTCGTCTCCATCATCTTGGTGTAGCTTGTCTCCATCATCCTGGTGTAGCTAGTCTCCAACGCCCTCGCGTCCTCGTCTCCATCGCCCTCGCGTCCTTTTCTCCATCATCCTGGTGTAGCTCGTCTCCATCATCCTGGTGTAGCTCGTCTCCATCGCCCTCGCGTCCTCGTCTCCATCATCCTGGTGTAGCTCGTCTCAATCATCCTGGTGTAGCTATTCTCCGTCATCCTGGTGTAGCTCGTCTCCATCGCACTCGCGTCCTCGTCTCCATCATCCTGGTGTAGCTCGTCTCCATCATCCTGGTGTAGCTCGTCTCCGTCATCCTGGTGTAGCTCGTCTCCATCATCCTGGTGTAGCTCGTCTCCATCATCCTGGTGTAGCTCGTCTCCATCGTCCTGGTGTAGCTAATCTCCATCGCCCTCGCGTCCTCGTCTCCATCATCCTGGTGTAGCTCATACAGGGTCACCAGGATGATGGAGTCGAGCTACACCAGGATGATGGAGACGAGCTACACCAGGACGATGGAGACGAGCTACACCAGGATGATGGAGACGAGTATGAGGAGTATGAGGAGTCGGGCTGCTTGTGTTCGCCTGCAACTCACTATTCCTTTGAGTCAtagaatttagattttcttgACTTGCCCGAAAAcaaaaaatggatgaaaaacaGTTTAACTACTTCAAGAAGTTGAGATGctgtataaaatgtaaaaacacaatgatttgcaaatctcataaaccaatattttattcccgatagaacatagaaaacatcagatgttgaaagtgattagttcatcttgaatttgatgatgACATCTCACAAAAGTTGGGACAAgtccatgtttcccactgttttgcatcccctcttctttgaacAAAGTCTGTACATCTGGATTCTAGCTGCTTGACAGGCTTCAgtcttctttgttgtgtttggtGTTTCAGCTGAAAGGCGTCCACTGCAGGCATGCTTCATAATTCTACATTGAGCAACAGTTTTCTAATATTGCTTCAATCTTTTATTACAGGGCCAGTTTATTACAGGGCCACACcgagacaaaggagacaaacagCTGTTCACAAAGCAGGAAccctaacggtgcgttcacaccagacgcggtcgggcgacgtgattacatacaaagtcaatgcaaagacgcgattagacgtggattcgagccggcggcgcggtGAGGCGCGGTGGGGTGGCGcagtgaggagcggtgaggcggtgcggtgatgcgatgcggtggccgccgcgcgagtgaaaatatgcaattcgcgcgagttcaaaaaatccaactttggcgaaatattcgcgtcagacagcctatcagcgttgagattctggacgacagtgacgtggagacagatggacaggcgctccgcagctgaaatggagtcgtgtctgtgacatgcagatgggactgcagatggaaattagcttctaagctacaatctggtgcaggtcatctctttactttgtaattaatgtactttgcacatggtccctgactaaataaaataaaaaaattaaatcaccgccttctccaggagttccgtctggatgacggccgcctccagcggcaccccaggcccaccaggacccagcccgacgacccgctcgggaggaccggcgccgcgatctctcggcaggacaccaaccacaggcgccccgcagctgaaacggagccgcggcccagctgcggcgcgcctgcagccggcgtcccgccgagagatcacggcaccgatcctcccgagcaggccaccaaactgggtcccggcgagcccgaaacaccgctggaagcggccgccacgggaggatcggtgccgtgatctctcggcgggacgccggctgcaggcactccgcagctgggccgcggctccgtttcagctgcggggcgcctgtgggtggtgtcctgccgagagatcgcggcgccggtcctcctgtggcggccgcttccagcggtgtttcgggctcgccgggacccagtttggtggcctgctcgggaggatcggtgccgtgatctctcggcgggacgccggctgcaggcgccggtcctcccgagcgggtcgtcgggctgggtcctggtgggcctggggtgccgctggaggcggccgtcatccacacgcaactcctggagaaggcggtgaaattatccgagctgaatgcaccaccggatgatgtcactgatccagacacgacggcgtgtgcgtttcagacgaatcttggactgccacagcaggtacaaggacgcgatcagccatggatagccccttgagctattcactcgttttttactcgcgcgaaagaggcgtttgaggcgatggaatttaatttacacctgcggcaacgatcgcgcgatgaaggcggtgcgaatattcgcatcgcgtttggtgtgaacgcaccgtaatgCTGTGAGGAGACCGtgataaccaccacaccactgtgtagACCCTTAATGAAAATAGCATGTACCTATTAATGATGGTATAAAGGGATGTATGTGTAATCAGTTGCTTTCCTTTGAAAGTTTAAAGTTCCCCCCTTGCAGAGATGAGCTGGTGTGTGCTGGATGAGGAGCAGTTCCATCAGTGCTGTTGGCTCTTTCTTCAACAGTCGGAGCAGCTCAGAGATGGCTGGAGCTGGGAAGCAGTCCAGGTGAGGAGGTGTGTACCATCACACTtaagggcggtttatggtcggaaaccaggtcgtctgcgtgtgtgtcgcagttaacgcagacatgcccccccccccccccccttacgcagacactctggtgcacctccccaaaattgtaactcaccgcagacagtgccgcagacatcgccgcagggaggagagaaaggaggcctctgattggtcaactctacatccgctctacactatgcgtatttccggtttgctaaccagctaatggtgacgctaaccgtgaccattctttcgcctctctgccagctccagtagtaccaatatttcttctatttctagatcgatcagctgcatctcaatcaaagtgcgcattcgtccagtcgccattgttgttgaatgacctccgtaaccggaagagaaacacgccacccaccacacccacaatcctagcttgtttgtgattgtccctcttgcgttgtggcgtggaattaacatagcgcagaccgcgcttcaaaattgggcataaatcaaaaataactgcgtcatgtctgcgacaagctcactgcgacactgctgcgagagtatacacggcccttttaGACTGCAGACTGTGCCTGGAAGCCTGCTGAGAGTTTCACCATAGTTTCCTATCCTGGCTTCAGGGTTCAACGGAGGGCTACCTGAGGAAGACCGCTCTCAGGTCAGTCCCTGCTGACTGGATCACCACACAGAAACACCAATCTCACTCCAGCCTTAAATCACAGGGAGAGGAAAAGgtaacttttaacttttaagCGGCCACAAATGGTAACTGAATAGCCGACAGAGCTGCTGTACATAATGAATTCCACTGTCTCTATACTCCCACAGTTGGTTGCCTCGGTTGATCCTGACTTCCTCATAGAAGATGAAGATGATGGCATCTGTACAGTGTGTGAAGGCAGCAGCCTGGTGCTTCAGTATGAGTATCACATCCTGTACTCTTGCAGCTACAGCACTCCTGTGCTGTATTTTCGAGCCTCCACGCTGGGTTAGTTCCATATCGGAGGGTCATTGCACATTCATTGCCTACGTTTGTGTTATGTTGCCTTGTAAAATGCACAGGTAGAGTTTATTGATGAGTGATGGTTAACATTGGGTAATCATTTAAGTTGTATAGTTTCAAAGGTATTATGTGATGgtttgaaacaagtcagcttAACACTGGTATGCACTGCATCCATGTAAGTCGAATTAGCTTTCAAAAGCCCAAGTAACTCCTGAAATGAGACCTCAGATCCAGATGAGTTGAAGTGGACATCTCAAGAATGCACAGCAGGTACaaaactgagaaaaaggagATGGAGGTTTAAACTATTTTTTTCCCTTGATCATCATGCCAAGTGTGAGATCAGTGGCCGATAAATGGATGAGCTTGATGAGGATAAATGAAAGTACCATTGACTTGATTTGAGATGTTCTGGCCTCATCAGGTGACTTGTAACTCAACTGATTAGTTGGCGTTTTGTGTACAGAGGCTGTAGGTCCTTGGCAAGTCCTGCCCTGTGGCCCTTTGCTTGATGTCATCTCACCTCTGTCTGACCACCTTAAAGGATATTGAAGCATACTGTTTTACCAGCATCAGATATTTGACCTGTACTGCTGCCTAAAATGTGTCAAACCCCCACTATTGAAAGTACTCTGCTTTCAAAGTCTTAAACATCCCTTCACTTGTCTGGATGAGGTGAAAGTGCACATGATGATAAGAACAACAAGATCAAAGACCGTAACAATGATAACATAGTCTTATTCAAACAGATTCTATGAACATTGTATATTTAGTTGGCTTCTTGGGCTGAAAGAGTAAAATAACCACAGATGAATAATCCCAAACAGACAAGAGAGATAAAGTCTTTTGAATTTCCTTACTGTCTTGATTTTATTCTGATGAGCCAAAACATTATGACCATCTAGCAAATATACCGTTACTCTTTTAAATGCCTCCACCTTTTTCGAGTTGAGAACCATCGCCTCAGATATAGAAGAGCTGACTTTCAActcagccgcttcacactcagctgcaAACTGCTCCAGTGCGCGCTGAAGGTCCTGGCTGGAAGAAGCcgacagaaccacatcatccgcaaaaagcagagatgtgATCCTGAGGTTCCACACCTTGAGATCCTGTTCATGAAAATCCTTAACAGGATCGGTGAcctccccatgagctgtcaccttaccgtggtggggggggggggggtttgcgtgccccagtgagtctgggagctatgttgtctggggctttaagcccctggtagggtcacccatggcaaacagatcctagatgagggaccagacaaagaacagctcataaaacccctatgatgatggACAATGTTGGACACCGTGtgcccttgcccggacgcgggtcaccggggcctccccctggagccaggcccaggggtggggcccgccagcgagcgcctggtggccgggtctgtgcccgtggggctcggtcgggcacagcccgaagaaattacacgggtcccccttctgacgggcttACCACCCgtggggtcgggtgcagtgtgagctgggcggcagccgaaggcggagaccttggcggtctgatcctcggctactgaagctggctcttgggacgtggaacgtcacctctctgctggggaaggaacctgagctggtgcgcgaggctgagcggttccggctagatatagtcggactcacctcgacgcatggcttgggctccagaaccagcctcctcgagaggggttggactctcttccactctggagttgcccgcggtgagaggcgtagagcaggtgtgggcatacttattgccccccggctgtgcgcctgtacattggggtttacccccgtagacgagagggtagcctccctgcgccttagggtggggggacgggtcctgactgttgtttgtgcttatgcataGAGATGCGCGGTTGGCGGTTGAATCCGCGGAGCCTGCGGATTAACCGCGGATCGGGCGGATGACACGCCGAAAAAtcgtattttaattaaattcggGCGGGTTGCGGTTGaagcactgaaaaaaacaaacaaaaaaaacacataattttccaaaggtaacgaACGAAAACATACATTATGACAAAGATCAAAGATGGCAGCGGCAGCAAAGTTAGTGCGAGAGAGGCTTAAGACGGGTGATCTTAAAACGAAACCTAAAGAAGAAAAGTGCCGTTTGGGAAAAATTCCACGAGGTGATCAATTCGGATGACACCAGTATGTGATTTGCAAAACTTGTGAATGCGTATATGTTATCCACTACATAGTAGTAGGCGGACTTATTGGCAAGATATAATGAACTACGCTGTTTGAAAAAGCCGATACAAATAGCCAAGGCACCTTCAATAGATACCTATCGGCGGATGGCGGGCGGGTTCGGTTTTGAAAATCggtgaaaaaatgtttgtgcaaatggatagcgggcggatatatattttttgcagcgGTTGCGGATGGGAAAATACGTCATCCGCGCATCTCtacttatgcaccgaacagcagttcagagtacccaccctttttggagtccctggaggaggcactggagagtgctcctccgggagactccttcgtcctgctgggggacttcaatgctcacgtgggcaatgacagtgagacctggaggggcgtgattgggaggaacggcccccccgatctgaatcagagtggtgttttgttgttggacttctgtgctcgtcacggactgtccataacaaacaccatgttcaggcataagggtgtccatatgtgcacttagcaccaggacaccctaggccgcagctcgatgatcgactttgtggtcgtatcgtcggacttgcggccgtatgtcctggacactcgggtgaagagagagGCGgagctgaggttgccgaggtggttaaaaaactcctcggtggcaaggccccgggggtggatgaggtccgtcctgagttcctcaaagctctggatgttgtagggctgtcttggttgacacgcctctgcagcatcgcgtggacatcgggggcggtgcctctggactggcagatcggggtggtggtccccctctttaaaaagggggaccggagggtgtgttccaactaaagggggtctattcgggggtactggagaggaggatccgccggattgtcgaatctcggattcaggaggtgcagtgtggttttcgtcctggctgtggaacagtggaccagctctataccctcggcaggatcctggagggtgcatgggagttcgcccaaccggtctacatgtgttttgtggacttggagaaggcgttcaaccgtgtccctcggggactcttgtggggggtgctccgggagtatggagtgccggactccttgatatgaccggtgtcagagtttggtccgcattgccggcagtaagtcggacatgtttcctgtgagggttggactccgtcagggctgctctttttcaccgattctgttcataatttttatggacagaatttctaggcgcagccagggcgttgagggggtccgttttggcgacctcagaatcgggtctttGCTttttgtggttctgttggcgtcgtcgggctgtgaccttcagctctcactggagcggttcgcagccgagtgtgaagcggctgggatgagaatcagcacctccaaatctgagaccatggtcctcagccggaaaagggtggaatgccctctccgggtcgggaatgagatccttccccaagtggaggagttcaagtatctcggggtcttgttcacgagtgagggacgaatggaacaggagattgacaggcggatcagTGCGGCGTcagcagtgatgcgggctctgcaccggcccgtcgtggtgaagaaggagctgagccagaaggcgaagctctcgatttaccggtcaatctatgttcctaccctcacctatggtcacgagctgtgggtagtgaccgaaagaacgagatcgcgaatacaagcggccaaaatgagtttcctccgcagggtgtctgggctctcccttagagatagggtgagaagctcggtcatccgggaggggctcagagtagaaccgctcaagggcgtcagtttggttttagaagtggtggggacaaaaaacgtaatgcattctatgccccccacggaccacccaccatccagcacattaaaaagtaacgcattctagatcgattccagcgtcatgtttaataagcggccctttttttgatgaacgcatacagagtttataaaatatatcctttaatttcatgtttccatatcattaTGATATGATTCGAAAGcatgtatttattcatgaattaattactgttaattaattacgctactgtactgtttgtaagaaagaacagtgaaaatgatctgaacaacagaaaaaggggaaaagtgcaactgcaactgcagttgttagtccggacagactatcaaaacaaacacagacttcggCCAACGGGCCCTATAACTGAGCAGAAACCTGTCgtctgtggggctcctcattcctcctcatcgagcctctcactaccacgtttccatcaactacatttgacactgagcatatacagaatgttattttcaggagttgctaaaaaaaaaacaagcaaataactagcttaacgtttccttggctaacctaatactaaaatgctaacgctgcacgcggagacttcatagccaccatggcaaattatattcataatattatagtctacacatgacaaatatttaacacacatttcacacacagacaatatttcagatgaTTTCTATGGATCGTATATTTGcttatcattacaaaacatgaatgtgGAAGGCTATTGAGTagcctactgataaaaataaaacgttagACAATTTACCTTGATAACTGTGTATATACTCCACAAAGAACTTGTACCCTTTCCTCAGCCTGGACTGTGGTGTTGGTGAGTGTGACTCCACGATCCTGTGTATATCCTCTAAAGTTATCCTTGGAAGAACCACCAGCGAAGTTGCGAAGAAAcgctgcatttttgtttgtgtagaaGTAGCTCTAAATGAGTTTCGCCGGGAAAGAGGTTTAcccggggtccgtttcacaaagcaggttccaccaactctgagtctattcctgatctctgagttgctctactctgagatagaaaattctgagttttcggttccagaaacgctgatttgagtgagtttaatcaactctgagtaggaccttgagtttagcgtgtgcgccacaactttaaaaagccagcatcaatggagccccgattcgacgagtcaccatggcaacggggaagaggaggggctacgtttttcaccaacctcgaattggaaatcttaatgcgctcatacggcgagtttcaatacgtttttagaaataagtgcaacaccgctgcagcagcaaaagcgtaagtttaaatgtagtcctttgcaatcccaataatattacagggaaactgcttgaatggtagcccattcatttatttcatttaggtgcaatcccgcaggggagaagcgcacaatggcagcagtttaagatgaaatataaaaacattgttcaaacaggtgagacctcggcatggaggtacctcattctgatcatgttttacactgtaaaataaatattaagtggctatttgactgtgcagttattttatccccaacataatgctgttttcacacacataaactatgtcttctcatctatatcatgttctgttaaataattaagccaatttaaactaacacagacttttactgagccaacagaaagaaggcagatgcccgtaaaacgggtgctgcccagcaccaccacctctaacgggagggcagtggctgagggaatccacccccaagacacgagtgcctttataaaatataataggcctatataattttttttaagcctattcatacaaatatttatttgtattttatgtcttttttttcttttgtcccaacaaaattccgatgttgccactcaaaaagataattgtctggaaatgcaaaaatctatgcgcagtctgataaccatctcctgaggaatatttatttctctgcgcagtaatgctgcaccttcatccacgggatcgttgtcaaaggacatgttggtggaaacagtcgtctcctgctgtgcctgatggacttctagaagtagaagaactcgctctgctgactgactgaatgaatgaggaaatcaaatggctgaaagagggcggagacagagagaaactcaaggtttattgagtaaaagtttctctcatttcagggttaatcaactcagagttttcactaaacctgcttcgtgaaacggacctctggtgtgaCGTCATTGGAATGCACCGACTCCGCTGTCATTTTACAACTTCATGTTTCTACAGTGGCTCACAGTCGGCAAATCAGACGACTAAATACCAAATTGGGGTTTTCACATGTTCGTGCGCGCCTATCGCATGATTTAGACTCGACGATTTCGGTTGAGaatgtggggattttttttcggTCGCATCAGAGCACATCGTGGGGACAAAATTCAAATCATAAATAGTGGGGGGGGACATGTCCCCACCGTCCCCCCCGTAATCGACGCCtggaaccgctgctcctccgcatccagaggagtcagatgaggtggctcgggcatctggttaggatgcctcctggacgcctccctggtgaggtgttccgggcccgtcccactgggaggaggccccggggaagacccaggacacgttggagagactatgtttcttggctggcctgggaacgcctcggggtccccccagaacaGCTgaaggaagtggccggggacagggacgtctggccttctctgctcaagctgctgcccccgcgacccgacccccggacaagcggcagataatggatggatggatggaggatcgGTGACATGGGGCATCCCTGGTGGGGTCCAACATGCACTGTAAACAAGTTTGACTTGGAGCTAAGAATGCAAAAACAGCTCTTGCTTTGGTTAtacaggcaaggcaaggcaaggcaaggcaattttatttatagagcacaattcatacacagggcaattcaaagtgcttcacagggACTGGATAACTCGTAAAAGAGGCTCCAGTACCCCAAAATCAATCAGCACCCCACACACAATGCTTCGGGGAACACAGTCGTAAGCCTTTTCTATATCTACTAAAAACATGTAGACTGGATGGGCAAACTCCCATGATCCCCTCATTAACTCTGCAAGAGTAAAGATCTGGTCCACTGTTCGACGATCTTCTCCTGAATCTGAGGTTCCACAATCGGTCGGCGACTCCTCTCCAACTTTCTTGGGGAGGCTGAATAGTGCGATTCTCcctgtagttggaacacactcTCATTTCATACATGCAGAGCCAATTCagaaacagtttcctagctaaggaaagcaacagattgcactgaaaactttttgtttttcggtccaatctcccggcctgagcgtgcctgaggcgactgtggagagaaacgactccctttgaacaggaagaaacctctggcagaaccagaaccaggaagggtggccatccgcctcgaccagctggggtttgagaagacagaaaggggggggggggggggggaggggggagggggggtggcactgtaacaccattcaaaggatatctgttggaacagggaaacacaagttaatgaccacaataatgtcacatgtacataatatcatttgagctttcctcactttactctctttttcccccatttaatttctcaaattatattatgtacatgtgacattattgtggtcattaactcgtgcttccctgttccaacagatatcctttgaaggGTTGAGTGTCCCATTTTACTTTTATTCttcttcccccttttttttttttttttttttttttttcatatagtgCCTGCTGTCCCTGTCTTTAGTCTTCT
The sequence above is drawn from the Odontesthes bonariensis isolate fOdoBon6 chromosome 14, fOdoBon6.hap1, whole genome shotgun sequence genome and encodes:
- the atg10 gene encoding ubiquitin-like-conjugating enzyme ATG10 isoform X2: MSWCVLDEEQFHQCCWLFLQQSEQLRDGWSWEAVQGSTEGYLRKTALRSVPADWITTQKHQSHSSLKSQGEEKLVASVDPDFLIEDEDDGICTVCEGSSLVLQYEYHILYSCSYSTPVLYFRASTLGGKSLTLEEVWGSVHPQFRLHLHNCPLNAITQQEHPLLGQPFFFLHPCRTEEFMRPLLQMAQEQCRPVNYVLSWLSVVGPALGLDVPLKYSTQLHPEASPSTMVPD
- the atg10 gene encoding ubiquitin-like-conjugating enzyme ATG10 isoform X1, whose product is MSWCVLDEEQFHQCCWLFLQQSEQLRDGWSWEAVQGSTEGYLRKTALRSVPADWITTQKHQSHSSLKSQGEEKLVASVDPDFLIEDEDDGICTVCEGSSLVLQYEYHILYSCSYSTPVLYFRASTLGGKSLTLEEVWGSVHPQFRLHLHNCPLNAITQQEHPLLGQPFFFLHPCRTEEFMRPLLQMAQEQCRVAVSEFRFSEGANTHFGSWLSPAGGSGFVYVPQNRITFIIPQVRKCPITQLCDEGIYTK